Proteins from one Pseudomonas grandcourensis genomic window:
- a CDS encoding ATP-binding protein yields the protein MLPTSRTLRLALYTLLIVAGAAIAATLAMRHTVRQSMVEDAARANQQLALYATSLHTLIERYRALPAVLALDPELRSALKGAVSPEQQDALNRKLEKINGAAQSSTLELLDRTGLAVAASNWRLPSSYVGHNYGFRPYFNQTRTQGTGRFYAVGVTSGIPGYFLSSAVSDDDGQFLGAMVVKLEFPELEREWRQGSDTLLVSDARGIIFIANQPGWRYRLLKALSDSDHAELKATRQYDKQPLTPLGFQSLRRFDDNSDLARVDGPDGKSDYLWESLPLTTEGWTLHLLRRPQVAFEDSRNAALAAAGLWLTLVFLLLFLNQRWRLAKLRQRSREELEQLVEERTRDLRTAQEGLVQSAKLAALGQMSAALAHEINQPLTAQRMQLATLRLLLDHGRVDDAYKALKPVDEMLTRMAALTGHLKTFARKSPSGLRERLDLAAVVDQSLQLLDTRLRDEQVSTVLHLTRPAWVRGDAIRLEQVLINLLRNALDAMQDKPCKRLEIRLEADEQLWRLSVIDNGGGIAEENLPKVFDPFFTTKPVGEGLGIGLAVSFAIVHESGGRLSADNHDKGAVFTVTLPIDLEVHEPC from the coding sequence ATGTTGCCGACCTCCCGAACCCTGCGCCTGGCGCTCTACACCCTGCTGATCGTCGCCGGTGCCGCCATCGCCGCCACCCTGGCCATGCGCCACACCGTGCGCCAGTCAATGGTCGAAGACGCGGCTCGCGCCAATCAGCAACTGGCGCTGTATGCCACGTCGCTGCATACCCTGATCGAACGTTACCGCGCCCTGCCCGCGGTGCTGGCGCTGGACCCGGAGCTGCGCTCGGCGCTCAAGGGGGCGGTGAGTCCCGAGCAACAGGATGCGCTGAACCGCAAACTGGAAAAGATCAACGGCGCCGCCCAATCCTCGACCCTGGAACTGCTCGATCGCACCGGTCTGGCCGTGGCGGCGAGCAACTGGCGCTTGCCCAGCAGTTATGTCGGCCACAACTACGGTTTCCGTCCCTATTTCAACCAGACCCGCACCCAGGGCACCGGGCGCTTTTATGCCGTGGGGGTGACCAGCGGCATTCCCGGTTACTTCCTCTCCAGCGCGGTCAGCGATGACGATGGCCAGTTCCTCGGCGCCATGGTGGTGAAACTGGAGTTCCCCGAACTGGAACGCGAGTGGCGTCAGGGCAGCGACACCCTGCTGGTCAGCGACGCACGTGGAATCATCTTCATTGCCAACCAGCCGGGTTGGCGCTATCGCCTGCTCAAGGCGCTGAGCGACAGCGATCATGCCGAACTCAAGGCCACCCGCCAGTACGACAAGCAGCCGCTGACGCCGCTTGGGTTTCAATCGTTGCGGCGCTTCGACGACAACAGTGACCTGGCTCGGGTCGACGGTCCCGACGGCAAGTCGGATTACCTGTGGGAATCCCTGCCGTTGACTACTGAAGGCTGGACCTTGCACCTGCTGCGTCGACCGCAGGTCGCCTTCGAAGACAGCCGCAACGCCGCCCTCGCCGCGGCCGGGCTTTGGCTGACCCTGGTGTTCCTGCTGCTGTTTCTCAACCAGCGCTGGCGCCTGGCCAAACTGCGTCAACGCAGTCGCGAAGAACTCGAACAGCTTGTAGAAGAGCGTACCCGCGACCTGCGCACTGCCCAGGAAGGCCTGGTGCAATCGGCCAAACTCGCGGCGCTGGGGCAGATGTCCGCCGCCCTCGCCCATGAGATCAACCAACCGCTCACCGCCCAGCGCATGCAGCTGGCGACCTTGCGCCTGCTGCTTGACCATGGTCGCGTCGACGACGCCTACAAGGCGCTCAAACCGGTGGATGAAATGCTCACGCGCATGGCCGCCCTCACCGGCCATCTGAAAACCTTCGCTCGCAAAAGCCCCAGCGGTTTGCGCGAACGCCTGGACCTGGCGGCGGTGGTGGACCAGTCGTTGCAACTGCTCGACACCCGGCTGCGCGACGAACAGGTCAGCACCGTGCTGCACCTGACCCGTCCGGCCTGGGTGCGTGGCGATGCGATTCGCCTGGAACAGGTGCTGATCAATCTGCTGCGCAATGCCCTCGATGCGATGCAGGATAAACCCTGCAAACGCCTGGAAATCCGCCTCGAAGCCGACGAACAATTGTGGCGCCTGAGCGTGATCGACAACGGTGGCGGTATCGCCGAAGAGAACCTGCCCAAGGTCTTCGATCCGTTCTTCACCACCAAACCGGTGGGCGAAGGCTTGGGGATCGGGCTGGCCGTGTCCTTTGCCATCGTTCATGAATCCGGCGGGCGCCTGAGTGCCGACAATCATGACAAAGGCGCCGTGTTTACCGTGACCTTGCCCATCGACCTGGAGGTGCATGAACCATGCTGA
- a CDS encoding sigma-54 dependent transcriptional regulator: protein MLNSVIVVDDESSIRSAVEQWLSLSGFEVQLFSRADECLAQLPRHFAGVILSDVRMPGMTGLELLAEVQRRDADLPVILLTGHGDVPMAVEAMRDGAYDFLEKPFSPETLLGSLRRALDKRRLVLENRALHEQADNRAKLDATLLGVSRGLQTLRRQVLDLATLPVNVLIRGETGSGKELVARCLHDFGPRADKPFVALNCAAIPEQLFEAELFGHESGAFTGASGKRIGKLEYADGGTLFLDEIESMPLAQQVKLLRVLQEQKLERLGSNQSIRVDLRIIAATKPDLLDEARAGRFREDLAYRLNVAELRLPPLRERREDIPLLFESFAQNAAERLGRKFPPLSGAQLSHLLNHDWPGNVRELANVAERQVLGLGEPEPLGIEPGQSLAAQQEAFEAQCLRAALTRHKGDVKAVLEELQLPRRTFNEKMQRHGLSREMFV from the coding sequence ATGCTGAACTCAGTGATCGTGGTCGACGACGAAAGCAGCATCCGCAGCGCCGTCGAGCAATGGTTGAGCCTGTCGGGTTTCGAGGTGCAGTTGTTCAGCCGCGCCGATGAATGCCTGGCGCAGTTACCCAGGCATTTTGCCGGGGTGATTCTCAGCGACGTGCGCATGCCCGGCATGACCGGCCTGGAACTATTGGCCGAGGTGCAACGCCGGGATGCCGATTTGCCGGTGATCCTGCTGACCGGCCACGGCGATGTGCCGATGGCCGTCGAGGCCATGCGCGACGGTGCCTATGATTTCCTCGAAAAACCCTTCAGCCCGGAAACCCTGCTCGGCAGCCTGCGCCGCGCCCTCGACAAGCGCCGGCTGGTGCTGGAAAACCGCGCGCTGCACGAGCAGGCGGACAACCGCGCCAAACTGGATGCCACGCTGCTCGGCGTGTCCCGGGGTTTACAGACTCTGCGCCGGCAGGTGCTGGACCTGGCAACCCTGCCGGTCAACGTACTGATTCGCGGGGAAACCGGTAGCGGCAAGGAGCTGGTCGCGCGTTGTCTGCACGACTTCGGGCCGCGGGCCGACAAGCCGTTTGTCGCGCTCAACTGCGCGGCCATCCCCGAACAACTGTTCGAGGCCGAGCTGTTCGGTCACGAGAGCGGCGCGTTCACCGGGGCGTCCGGCAAGCGCATCGGCAAGCTCGAATACGCCGACGGCGGCACGCTGTTTCTCGATGAAATCGAAAGCATGCCGCTGGCCCAGCAGGTGAAGCTGCTGCGGGTGTTGCAAGAGCAAAAGCTTGAACGATTGGGCTCGAACCAGAGCATCCGCGTGGATTTGCGCATCATTGCCGCGACCAAGCCGGACCTGCTCGACGAAGCGCGGGCCGGGCGTTTTCGCGAAGACCTGGCCTATCGCTTGAACGTCGCTGAACTACGCCTGCCGCCCTTGCGCGAACGCCGTGAAGACATCCCCCTGCTGTTCGAATCCTTTGCCCAAAACGCCGCCGAACGCCTGGGACGCAAATTTCCACCGTTGAGCGGCGCACAGTTGAGTCACCTGCTGAACCACGACTGGCCGGGCAACGTGCGCGAACTGGCGAACGTCGCAGAGCGTCAGGTATTGGGACTCGGTGAGCCGGAGCCCTTGGGCATCGAGCCCGGCCAGTCACTGGCGGCTCAGCAGGAAGCGTTCGAGGCGCAATGCCTGCGTGCGGCACTGACCCGGCACAAGGGCGATGTGAAAGCGGTGCTCGAAGAACTGCAACTGCCGCGCCGGACCTTCAATGAAAAGATGCAGCGGCATGGGTTGAGCAGAGAGATGTTTGTGTAG
- a CDS encoding MFS transporter — MDNSNSLPLGSAAVPAKERTTSSRIKSIFSGSVGNMVEWYDWYVYAAFSLYFAKTFFPKGDTTAQLLNTAAIFAVGFLMRPIGGWLMGLYADKVGRKKALMASVYLMCFGSLLIALSPSYEVIGIGAPILLVFARLLQGLSVGGEYGTSATYLSEMATKERRGFYSSFQYVTLISGQLIALAVLIVLQNFLTTEELYAWGWRIPFAIGALCAVVALYLRRGMEETESFTKKEKAKESAMRTLMRHPKELMTVVGLTMGGTLAFYTYTTYMQKYLVNTVGMSISDSTTISAATLFLFMCLQPIIGGLSDKIGRRPILIAFGILGTLFTVPILTTLHTIQTWWGAFFLIMAALIIVSGYTSINAVVKAELFPTEIRALGVGLPYALTVSIFGGTAEYIALWFKSIGMETGYYWYVTACIAVSLLVYVTMKDTRKHSRIVTD, encoded by the coding sequence ATGGATAACTCCAACTCCCTGCCGCTTGGGTCGGCTGCCGTGCCGGCCAAAGAAAGAACCACGTCCAGCCGCATCAAATCGATCTTCAGCGGTTCCGTCGGCAACATGGTCGAGTGGTACGACTGGTACGTCTACGCCGCCTTCTCCCTGTACTTCGCCAAGACCTTCTTCCCCAAAGGCGACACTACCGCCCAACTGCTCAACACCGCCGCAATCTTCGCCGTGGGCTTCCTGATGCGCCCGATCGGTGGCTGGCTGATGGGCCTGTATGCCGACAAGGTCGGGCGCAAAAAGGCCCTGATGGCCTCGGTGTACCTGATGTGCTTCGGCTCGCTGCTGATCGCCCTGAGCCCGAGTTATGAAGTCATCGGCATCGGCGCGCCGATCCTGCTGGTGTTCGCGCGCTTGCTGCAAGGCCTGTCGGTGGGTGGCGAATACGGCACCTCCGCCACTTACCTCAGCGAGATGGCGACCAAGGAGCGTCGCGGTTTCTATTCCAGCTTCCAGTACGTGACCCTGATCTCCGGCCAGCTCATCGCTTTGGCGGTGCTGATTGTCCTGCAGAACTTCCTGACCACCGAAGAGCTCTACGCCTGGGGCTGGCGCATCCCGTTCGCCATCGGCGCGCTGTGTGCCGTGGTTGCGCTGTACCTGCGTCGCGGCATGGAAGAGACCGAGTCCTTCACCAAGAAAGAAAAAGCCAAGGAAAGCGCCATGCGCACCTTGATGCGTCACCCCAAGGAACTGATGACCGTGGTCGGCCTGACCATGGGCGGTACCCTGGCGTTCTACACCTACACCACCTACATGCAGAAATACCTGGTGAACACCGTCGGCATGAGCATCTCCGACTCCACCACCATTTCCGCCGCCACGCTGTTCCTGTTCATGTGCCTGCAACCGATCATCGGCGGGCTGTCGGATAAAATCGGTCGCCGGCCGATCCTGATTGCCTTCGGCATTCTGGGTACGCTGTTCACCGTGCCGATCCTCACCACCCTGCACACCATCCAGACCTGGTGGGGCGCGTTCTTCCTGATCATGGCGGCGCTGATCATCGTCAGCGGCTACACCTCGATCAACGCCGTGGTGAAAGCTGAACTGTTCCCGACCGAAATCCGCGCCTTGGGCGTGGGCCTGCCGTACGCACTGACCGTCTCGATCTTCGGCGGCACCGCTGAATACATCGCGCTGTGGTTCAAGAGCATCGGCATGGAGACGGGTTACTACTGGTACGTCACGGCGTGCATTGCCGTGTCGTTGCTGGTGTACGTCACCATGAAGGACACCCGCAAGCATTCGCGGATTGTCACGGACTGA
- a CDS encoding flavin reductase family protein, which translates to MPDDIHFYEPANGHGLPHDPFNAIVGPRPIGWISSQDAEGRLNLAPYSFFNAFNYIPPIIGFSSVGRKDSLNNIEQTGEFAWNLATRPLAEQMNQSSAMAKPEVNEFELAGLTTAASRVIQVPRVAESPVSFECKVTQIIQLQRADGNVVPSWLILGEVVAVHIAKWLLKDGVYDTAAAEPILRGGGPADYFQLGPEALFKMYRPGR; encoded by the coding sequence ATGCCCGACGACATCCACTTCTACGAACCCGCCAACGGCCACGGCCTGCCCCACGATCCGTTCAACGCCATCGTCGGCCCGCGCCCCATCGGCTGGATCTCTTCACAGGATGCCGAGGGCCGCTTGAACCTGGCGCCCTACAGCTTCTTCAACGCCTTCAACTACATTCCGCCGATCATTGGTTTTTCCAGCGTCGGGCGCAAAGACAGCCTGAACAACATCGAACAGACCGGCGAGTTCGCCTGGAACCTGGCCACGCGGCCGCTGGCCGAGCAGATGAACCAGAGCAGCGCCATGGCCAAGCCTGAGGTCAACGAGTTCGAACTGGCCGGGCTGACGACCGCTGCCTCAAGAGTCATTCAGGTGCCACGGGTGGCCGAGAGCCCGGTGTCCTTCGAATGCAAGGTCACGCAGATCATCCAGTTGCAACGGGCGGACGGCAATGTAGTGCCGAGCTGGCTGATCCTCGGCGAAGTGGTCGCCGTGCATATCGCCAAATGGCTGTTGAAGGATGGGGTGTACGACACCGCCGCGGCAGAACCGATTCTGCGCGGCGGCGGGCCAGCGGATTACTTCCAGCTGGGGCCTGAGGCGTTATTCAAGATGTACCGCCCGGGGCGGTGA
- a CDS encoding putative quinol monooxygenase, with protein sequence MSTQIPVSHMAFVRARAGRSAELGVRLSALIEPSRAAPGCLSFALQHSQCDPELWLVSGFWSNQQAMTAYFSTPAMEIFAELVQELVVNSLDFHTFKDVSAAQALGQSAAAVHKLAG encoded by the coding sequence ATGTCCACGCAGATCCCCGTCAGTCATATGGCCTTCGTTCGAGCGCGCGCCGGGCGTTCGGCGGAACTCGGTGTGCGCCTCAGCGCCCTGATCGAACCGTCCCGTGCAGCGCCAGGCTGCCTGAGCTTTGCCTTGCAGCATTCGCAATGCGATCCGGAGTTGTGGCTGGTGTCCGGTTTCTGGAGCAATCAACAGGCCATGACCGCGTACTTCAGCACACCGGCGATGGAGATTTTTGCCGAGCTGGTGCAGGAGCTGGTGGTCAACAGTCTGGATTTCCACACCTTCAAGGATGTCTCGGCGGCGCAGGCCTTGGGGCAGTCCGCAGCGGCGGTACACAAACTGGCCGGTTGA
- a CDS encoding AraC family transcriptional regulator — MSSLDHFQVPLDTDMEKQRAELAAIIRRNTAEDGSYATAIGSLFMSRHSQSHEFAPVLAQPALCIMAQGRKEVQLANEYFNYDPLNYLVVSVSMPLSGRVVNVSAEEPILALRLDIDPAEITALIADAGPLGVPTRPTGRGLYVEKLDTAMLDAVLRLARLLDTPKDIAMLAPLIRREILYRLLRSKQGHRLYEIAIANSQSHRISQAIKWLNGNFEQPLRIDDLAKEVNLSVSTLHHRFKAMTAMSPLQYQKQLRLQEARRLMLAEGLEASAAGYRVGYESPSQFSREYSRLFGAPPLRDLARLRLSV; from the coding sequence ATGTCGTCGCTCGATCACTTTCAAGTCCCGCTGGACACCGACATGGAAAAGCAGCGCGCGGAACTGGCGGCGATCATTCGCCGCAACACCGCCGAAGATGGCAGTTATGCCACGGCCATCGGCTCGCTGTTCATGTCCCGCCACAGCCAGTCCCACGAGTTCGCCCCGGTACTGGCGCAACCGGCGCTGTGCATCATGGCCCAGGGGCGCAAGGAAGTTCAGTTGGCTAACGAGTACTTCAACTACGACCCGTTGAACTACCTGGTGGTCTCGGTCTCGATGCCGCTCAGTGGACGGGTGGTGAATGTCTCGGCCGAAGAACCGATCCTGGCCTTGCGCCTGGACATCGACCCGGCGGAAATCACTGCGCTGATCGCCGACGCCGGGCCCCTCGGCGTGCCCACCCGGCCGACCGGGCGCGGGCTGTATGTCGAAAAACTCGACACCGCGATGCTCGACGCCGTGCTGCGCCTGGCACGGTTGCTGGACACGCCGAAAGACATCGCCATGCTCGCGCCGTTGATTCGCCGGGAGATTCTCTATCGCCTGTTGCGCAGTAAGCAGGGCCATCGGTTGTACGAAATCGCCATCGCCAACAGCCAGAGCCATCGCATCAGCCAGGCGATCAAATGGCTCAACGGCAATTTTGAACAGCCGTTGCGCATCGATGATCTGGCGAAGGAAGTGAACCTGAGCGTGTCGACGCTGCATCACCGCTTCAAGGCGATGACGGCGATGAGTCCGTTGCAGTATCAGAAGCAATTGCGCCTGCAGGAAGCACGGCGGTTGATGCTGGCCGAAGGGTTGGAGGCTTCGGCGGCGGGGTATAGGGTCGGGTATGAAAGCCCTTCGCAGTTCAGCCGTGAGTACAGCCGATTGTTCGGGGCTCCGCCGTTAAGGGATCTGGCGCGGTTGCGCTTGTCAGTCTGA
- a CDS encoding ABC transporter ATP-binding protein, whose protein sequence is MSGLILENVEKHYGSACAVKDVNLHLPEGKLVCFLGPSGCGKTTLLRMIAGLETLTGGEIRLDGEDIGNTPAHLRNFGMVFQSLALFPHMTVGENIAYPLKLRGVSKADQQARVVELLELIQLQAMINRPVAKLSGGQRQRVAIARAIASHPKILLLDEPLSALDAKLRESMQVEIRQLQQRLNITTIMVTHDQREAMTMADIVVVLGEHKVQQVGTPIEIYRHPANEFVADFIGSGNIFPATVLGNGKVILPGGDALQVPICSSIVVGEKVKMLIRPEDLQLSAPQATAGNRLLGKVTFVRDIGATIETTVECSGVSFTALSTPCQGFGLSVGHPVSVTLPVEACRVLGA, encoded by the coding sequence ATGTCTGGTCTGATTCTGGAAAACGTCGAGAAACATTACGGCTCGGCCTGCGCGGTAAAGGATGTGAACCTGCATTTGCCCGAGGGCAAACTGGTGTGTTTCCTCGGCCCGTCGGGCTGCGGCAAGACCACGCTGCTGCGCATGATTGCCGGCCTGGAAACCCTGACCGGCGGCGAGATCCGCCTGGACGGTGAAGACATCGGCAACACCCCGGCGCACCTGCGCAACTTCGGCATGGTGTTCCAGTCCCTGGCGCTGTTCCCGCATATGACCGTGGGCGAGAACATCGCCTATCCGCTGAAACTGCGCGGGGTCAGCAAGGCCGACCAGCAGGCGCGGGTGGTGGAATTGCTGGAACTGATCCAGCTGCAAGCGATGATCAATCGCCCTGTGGCCAAGCTGTCCGGCGGCCAGCGCCAGCGCGTGGCGATTGCCCGGGCGATTGCCTCGCACCCGAAAATCCTCCTGCTCGACGAGCCGTTGTCGGCACTGGACGCCAAGCTGCGCGAGTCGATGCAGGTGGAAATCCGTCAACTGCAACAGCGCCTGAACATCACCACCATCATGGTGACCCACGACCAGCGCGAGGCCATGACCATGGCCGATATCGTGGTCGTATTGGGTGAGCACAAGGTGCAGCAGGTGGGCACGCCGATCGAGATCTACCGCCATCCGGCCAACGAATTCGTCGCGGACTTCATCGGCTCGGGCAACATCTTCCCGGCCACGGTGCTGGGCAACGGCAAGGTCATCCTGCCGGGCGGCGATGCGCTGCAAGTGCCGATCTGCAGCAGCATTGTGGTCGGCGAAAAGGTGAAGATGCTGATTCGCCCGGAAGACCTGCAACTGTCGGCTCCGCAGGCGACCGCGGGCAACCGTTTGCTGGGCAAGGTGACCTTCGTACGCGATATCGGCGCGACCATCGAGACCACGGTGGAGTGTTCCGGGGTGTCGTTTACTGCGCTGAGCACGCCTTGCCAGGGCTTTGGCCTGAGCGTTGGTCATCCGGTGTCGGTGACCTTGCCGGTGGAGGCTTGCCGGGTACTCGGCGCCTGA
- a CDS encoding ABC transporter permease, producing MSTLIKKRQSLLPGETGKFAGILSGFILLLAVLPILTMIVMSFSGASNLDFPPSSYSLQWYKAAWHTFVSPDASDVLSLGKAMTTSLMVSCLTMVFATIIAVPAAYALTRCEFRGKAVALQLMSLPLVFPMVVLGLALLLVFDSLPFQMTTSRLVIAHVILALPFVVKNCTAAMLSIGSEVEEAAQMLGASPLRAIVDVVVPLMKSGILAGMLLAFIVSFNEFTVTYFLYTIDVMTVPIWMYSRTVSSLDPTVFSFAVLIVLIDFVLIWALEKLVGEGGVSF from the coding sequence ATGAGTACCCTGATCAAGAAGCGCCAGTCACTGTTGCCGGGTGAAACCGGCAAGTTTGCCGGTATCCTGTCGGGCTTCATCCTGCTGTTGGCGGTGTTGCCGATCCTGACCATGATCGTGATGTCGTTCAGCGGCGCGTCGAACCTCGACTTCCCGCCGAGCAGCTACAGCCTGCAATGGTACAAGGCCGCCTGGCACACCTTTGTATCGCCGGACGCCAGCGATGTGCTGAGCCTGGGCAAAGCCATGACCACCAGCCTGATGGTGTCCTGCCTGACCATGGTCTTCGCGACCATCATCGCAGTGCCGGCGGCGTATGCCCTGACCCGTTGCGAGTTCCGTGGCAAGGCCGTGGCCCTGCAATTGATGTCGTTGCCACTGGTGTTCCCGATGGTGGTATTGGGGCTGGCGTTGCTGCTGGTGTTCGACAGCCTGCCGTTTCAGATGACCACCTCGCGCCTGGTGATCGCCCACGTGATCCTCGCGTTGCCGTTCGTGGTGAAGAACTGCACGGCGGCGATGCTCTCCATCGGCAGCGAAGTCGAAGAGGCCGCGCAAATGCTCGGCGCTTCACCGCTGCGGGCGATTGTCGATGTGGTGGTGCCGTTGATGAAGTCGGGGATCCTGGCGGGCATGCTGCTGGCGTTCATCGTCTCGTTCAACGAATTCACCGTGACCTACTTCCTCTACACCATCGACGTCATGACCGTGCCGATCTGGATGTACAGCCGCACCGTGTCTTCGCTCGACCCAACCGTATTTTCGTTTGCCGTGCTGATCGTGCTGATCGACTTCGTCCTGATCTGGGCGCTGGAGAAGCTGGTTGGTGAAGGTGGCGTTTCGTTCTGA
- a CDS encoding ABC transporter permease — protein MEHQPLTHPVSAAPVRAARGVSPTTRAWLFLSPSMLFLGVLIAASLLVLRMSVGTKGAEWSGFSLASYAQLLEPYYLKSLMLTLRLALISAVIAVILAIPVAYTMSRLTSPFVRRIFLAAVLLPLLVNLLLQSYGWLVILGPAGMLNQALMGLGLIKRPIMLLYNQNGVLMGLVQTAFPLAVLPIASAMRGVARSYEEAAATLGASRFQVFRQVVLPMSLPGIITGATLVFAYNASSFVVPLLLGGRRVPMLAVMVHDQIAPLMNWPAASAAGVVLIVTTLAIMTLSEYITGRRRRMLEASQ, from the coding sequence ATGGAACACCAACCTCTGACTCATCCGGTGAGTGCCGCCCCCGTGCGCGCCGCTCGGGGTGTTTCGCCAACGACGCGCGCCTGGCTTTTCCTCTCGCCGTCGATGCTGTTTCTTGGCGTACTGATTGCCGCGAGCCTCTTGGTACTGCGCATGAGCGTGGGCACCAAGGGCGCGGAATGGTCCGGGTTCAGCCTGGCCAGTTACGCCCAATTGCTGGAACCCTATTATCTCAAGTCGCTGATGCTGACCCTGCGCCTGGCGCTGATCAGCGCGGTGATCGCAGTGATTCTGGCGATCCCGGTGGCCTACACCATGTCGCGCCTGACCTCGCCGTTCGTGCGACGGATCTTCCTTGCGGCGGTGTTGCTGCCATTGCTGGTCAACCTGCTGCTGCAAAGCTACGGCTGGCTGGTGATTCTCGGCCCCGCCGGGATGCTCAACCAGGCACTGATGGGCCTGGGCCTGATCAAGCGCCCGATCATGCTGCTCTACAACCAGAATGGCGTGCTGATGGGCCTGGTGCAAACCGCCTTCCCGCTGGCCGTGCTGCCGATTGCCAGCGCCATGCGCGGCGTCGCCCGCAGCTACGAAGAAGCCGCCGCCACCCTCGGCGCCAGTCGCTTCCAGGTGTTCCGCCAGGTGGTATTGCCGATGAGTCTGCCGGGGATCATTACCGGTGCGACCCTGGTGTTCGCCTACAACGCCAGCAGTTTTGTGGTGCCGTTGCTGCTCGGTGGCCGGCGCGTGCCGATGCTGGCGGTGATGGTGCATGACCAGATCGCCCCGCTGATGAACTGGCCCGCTGCATCCGCTGCCGGTGTGGTGCTGATCGTCACTACTCTCGCGATCATGACCCTGTCCGAATACATCACTGGCCGTCGTCGCCGCATGCTGGAGGCTTCGCAATGA
- a CDS encoding ABC transporter substrate-binding protein produces MGEHDLNRRQFIKTVGVASVAAAAMSMPFIKANASDTRFAGKTLRLLTWSDDTGLAALRNIAATFEDKYGCKVIADRTGSTSEMVAKLKAGGDRPQYDIITLAGVGAEGLAAANLLEKPDLNRIPNLVDVPEKYRTGANGHGIGYLLWCNSLVYSTRTQKQAPDSYAALWDPELAPNIFLPPPNWTEAMDLIIIAAKLAGGDEHNIEPGFKKLAELKDRVVTLGENPNQIAELFRTGSLDMGGLYAPAFFPKQIRDPNYGLGATFGMKEGFYTDLMLSVMPKNRPGDTDMAYAFINHSLDPLVQGKMAEDIYNGPVNAKAIISAEARKSPYILTPEQIAEKAIMHDNAFLATVHDQWIRRYTEIFSS; encoded by the coding sequence ATGGGCGAGCATGATCTGAACAGACGTCAATTTATCAAGACCGTGGGCGTAGCCTCGGTTGCAGCAGCGGCAATGAGCATGCCGTTCATCAAGGCCAATGCCAGCGACACACGTTTTGCCGGCAAGACCCTGCGTTTGCTGACCTGGTCCGATGACACCGGCCTGGCTGCACTGCGCAACATCGCCGCGACCTTCGAAGACAAGTACGGCTGCAAGGTCATCGCCGACCGTACCGGCAGTACCTCGGAAATGGTCGCCAAGCTCAAGGCCGGCGGTGATCGTCCGCAGTACGACATCATCACCCTGGCAGGCGTCGGCGCCGAAGGTCTGGCCGCCGCCAACCTGCTGGAAAAACCCGACCTCAACCGCATTCCCAACCTCGTCGATGTACCGGAGAAATACCGCACTGGCGCCAATGGCCACGGTATCGGTTACCTGCTGTGGTGCAACAGCCTGGTCTACAGCACCCGCACCCAGAAACAAGCGCCGGACAGCTACGCGGCCCTGTGGGATCCAGAACTGGCCCCGAACATCTTCCTGCCGCCGCCGAACTGGACCGAGGCCATGGACCTGATCATCATCGCCGCCAAACTGGCCGGTGGTGACGAGCACAACATCGAACCTGGCTTCAAGAAACTCGCCGAGCTGAAAGATCGTGTGGTGACCTTGGGTGAAAACCCGAACCAGATCGCCGAACTGTTCCGCACCGGTTCCCTGGACATGGGCGGCCTGTACGCACCAGCGTTCTTCCCGAAACAGATCCGCGATCCGAACTACGGCCTGGGCGCTACCTTCGGCATGAAGGAAGGTTTCTACACCGACCTGATGCTGTCGGTGATGCCGAAGAACCGTCCGGGCGATACCGACATGGCCTACGCCTTCATCAACCACTCCCTGGACCCGCTGGTGCAGGGCAAGATGGCTGAAGACATCTACAACGGCCCGGTCAACGCCAAGGCGATCATCTCCGCCGAAGCACGCAAGAGCCCGTACATCCTCACGCCGGAGCAGATTGCCGAGAAGGCGATCATGCACGACAACGCCTTCCTGGCGACTGTGCATGACCAATGGATTCGTCGTTACACGGAAATCTTTTCTTCCTGA